One stretch of Opisthocomus hoazin isolate bOpiHoa1 chromosome 18, bOpiHoa1.hap1, whole genome shotgun sequence DNA includes these proteins:
- the LOC104330572 gene encoding BPI fold-containing family B member 6: MSGIWCILLLGGWLAWSGGAAGPGAVIRIDLGTIDHAVSTALNESDVLQKMAEEAAKKKPNAKPIKGISGLKVKDLRPPVISLALSPGSGLFMAVLVQMTITGKSFIGGSMEMALAANLTASSRLRQDSAGIPSFSARNCHVALVSVKTNLPSSMLPKVLSKFLDSTLQKVLPGLLCPAMDAVFDLLNAKLTTMTSEIPLGTAGTLQYALLNPPEMNETFIELDLKTILHQKEGKEVDLPTDQPSLASLPPKRDAATQLILSADFLSAELSVLQASFNLNISNNMVLELPPLTTTMLGALIPEISRLLPPSQPVVVEMREAKAPVVTMSLDKSFVQLFSTAEFWVSPSDSSAESLFVLDVHSNLEAQFTVAEENLQLSLALQSLSRVALASSSLGTFDELPLKGVLADIIHVAYVPSINSKHGYGSFCGFTICTGKTVLISFATHFAFPRSPEISMSLFTIPKTSQSVSKNSTLEHQFIWLTCMERVLHGGVPLPDLLGITYGRANISAFENALVLDVPVTET, encoded by the exons ATGTCAGGGATTTGGTGCATTTTACTCCTTGGTGGCTGGCTGGCGTGGTCAGGCGGAGCTGCTGGTCCGGGAGCTGTCATCAGGATCGACCTTGGAACGATCGACCACG CGGTCTCCACTGCTCTGAACGAGAGTGATGTTCTGcagaaaatggcagaggaagctgcaaaaaaaaagccaaacgcCAAACCCATCAAAGGCATCTCAGG GCTAAAAGTGAAAGATCTCCGTCCCCCGGTGATATCGCTGGCGCTCTCGCCGGGCTCGGGGCTCTTCATGGCCGTCTTAGTCCAAATGACCATCACTGGGAAAag CTTCATCGGAGGAAGCATGGAAATGGCGCTGGCTGCAAACCTGACGGCCAGCAGCCGGCTGCGGCAGGACTCCGCGGGCATCCCCAGCTTCAGCGCCAGGAACTGCCACGTCGCCCTCGTTAGCGTTAAAACCAACCTCCCCAGCAG CATGCTGCCCAAAGTCTTGAGCAAGTTTCTGGACAGCACCCTGCAGAAAGTGCTGCCGGGTCTG CTGTGTCCAGCCATGGATGCAGTGTTTGACCTTCTGAATGCAAAACTCACCACCATGACTT CCGAGATCCCTCTTGGGACTGCTGGGACCCTCCAGTACGCTTTGCTGAACCCCCCAGAGATGAATGAAACTTTCATAGAGCTGGATTTGAAG ACCATTCTCCACCAAAAGGAGGGCAAGGAGGTTGACCTTCCCACGGACCAACCATCTCTTGCTTCTCTGCCACCAAAAAGGGATGCTGCTACCCAGCTCATCCTGTCCGCAGACTTCTTGAGTGCTGAGCTCTCTGTTCTTCAGGCGTCCTTCAACCTGAACATCAGCAATAACATG GTTCTGGAGCTTCCCCCGCTGACGACCACGATGCTGGGAGCCCTCATCCCTGAG atttccaggctgctgcctcCATCACAGCCGGTGGTGGTTGAAATGCGAGAAGCGAAAGCACCAGTGGTGACGATGTCCCTGGACAAAAGCTTTGTGCAGCTCTTCAGCACTGCCGAGTTTTGGGTTTCCCCTTCAGATTCTTCTGCCGAATCCCTCTTCGTCCTGGATGTC CACAGCAACCTGGAGGCACAGTTCACTGTTGCAGAAGAAAATCTGCAGCTCTCCCTCGCTCTGCAAAG cctgtcTCGCGTGGCCTTGGCTTCCTCCTCCCTCGGGACGTTTGAT GAGCTTCCACTGAAAGGAGTTTTGGCAGATATTATTCATGTGGCTTATGTGCCATCCATCAACAGTAAGCATGGCTACGGCTCCTTCTGCGGATTCACTATCTGCACGGGGAAAACTGTTCTCATTTCTTTCGCT ACCCACTTTGCCTTTCCGAGGTCTCCAGAAATCAGCATGTCCCTCTTTACCATCCCTAAAACCAGCCAAAGCGTCAGTAAGAACTCCACCCTGGAGCATCAATTTATCTGGTTAACTTGTATGGAAA GGGTGCTGCACGGAGGGGTCCCCCTGCCCGACCTGCTGGGCATCACCTACGGGCGGGCGAACATCAGCGCCTTCGAG AATGCTCTGGTGCTGGATGTGCCCGTCACGGAGACCTGA
- the LOC104330573 gene encoding protein TENP encodes MAKLGPLSILLSLLVPTHAIRSPDCGGILTPSGLSYLAEVSKPHAETVLRQDLVAPTVPDLFLGSPESRNQIDSVKVADLSLSLIPDAGLRLSIDVDLGVTPAPSTTKEMRLSILADLHVEMNPEGNLELVTSTCKPTVEETQSTEEMESKSSSSDVDKVINVDKICLEVSKLLLLPNEQLASLTAQFPITPSCQGQYLPLAAPMFSEQGITISLQTTFQVVGMAIPLPVSPVPFSMPEPASSSPSHLTLAFSEHFYTSLFFALEMAGAFNMTIPTPLTTATVAQKITQMGSLFPEDLPVTLQAVFRSSPRVVLEEDKATLKLFLTVHVGAGSPAFQSFLSVNVDMSAGLLLSVASTRMMISAAAIEDVELSLAASDVGPVPADLLEELFLPTVRGEVPAQLNVVLSEGVFLPHISSFTYTDVSVVIHKDYVLVPCNLQVRTGEQTTTG; translated from the exons ATGGCGAAGCTTGGCCCTCTGAGCATCCTCCTGAGCCTCCTGGTCCCCACTCATGCCATCAGGTCACCCGACTGCGGGGGCATCCTCACCCCATCAGGCCTGAGCTACC TCGCTGAAGTTTCAAAGCCACACGCAGAGACCGTCCTCAGGCAGGACCTGGTGGCCCCGACCGTCCCGGACCTGTTTCTCGGCTCCCCAGAGAG caggaacCAGATTGACTCCGTCAAAGTCGCCGACCTGTCCCTGTCACTCATCCCCGACGCCGGGCTGCGGCTGAGCATCGATGTGGACCTCGGCGTCACACCCGCCCC CTCAACCACCAAGGAGATGAGACTGTCCATCCTGGCGGACCTGCACGTGGAAATGAACCCCGAAGGGAACCTGGAGCTGGTGACCTCCACCTGCAAACCCACCGTGGAGGAGACGCAGAGCACCGAGGAGATGGAAAG CAAGTCCTCTAGTTCAGATGTGGACAAGGTGATTAACGTCGATAAG ATTTGCCTGGAAGTCTCCAAATTGCTGCTTTTGCCAAATGAACAGCTGGCGTCTCTGACTG CTCAGTTCCCCATCACGCCGAGCTGCCAGGGCCAGTACCTGCCCCTGGCTGCACCCATGTTCTCCGAGCAGGGAATCACCATATCCTTGCAA ACGACTTTCCAGGTGGTGGGGATGGCGATCCCCCTGCCAGTCAGCCCCGTGCCGTTCAGCATGCCCGAGCCGGCGAGCTCCAGCCCTTCCCACCTCACCCTGGCTTTCTCCGAGCACTTCTACACCAGCCTCTTCTTTGCCCTGGAAATGGCTGGAGCCTTCAACATGACCATCCCG ACCCCGCTGACCACCGCCACCGTGGCACAGAAGATTACTCAG ATGGGCTCCCTCTTCCCGGAGGACCTGCCCGTGACGCTGCAAGCCGTGTTCAGGAGCTCGCCCCGGGTGGTGCTGGAGGAAGACAAGGCGACCCTGAAGCTCTTCCTCACGGTCCACGTCGGGGCGGGATCGCCAGCTTTCCAGAGCTTCCTGAGCGTGAACGTG GACATGTCTGCAGGACTCCTCCTCAGCGTCGCCAGCACCAGGATGATGATCTCTGCAGCAGCGATAGA GGATGTCGAGCTCAGCCTGGCTGCCTCCGACGTGGGCCCCGTGCCG GCTGACTTACTGGAGGAGCTGTTTCTGCCCACGGTCCGTGGGGAGGTACCGGCTCAGCTCAACG tGGTCCTGAGCGAAGGCGTATTCCTGCCCCACATCTCCAGCTTCACCTACACCGACGTCAGTGTCGTCATTCACAAG GACTACGTCTTGGTCCCCTGCAACCTCCAGGTGAGGACTGGAGAGCAGACCACCACGGGCTGA